The following coding sequences are from one Ooceraea biroi isolate clonal line C1 chromosome 5, Obir_v5.4, whole genome shotgun sequence window:
- the LOC113561978 gene encoding ATP-dependent DNA helicase PIF1-like has translation MRDFKDINEDSTKFEVNVDEMVTQLNTDQKRIFDRITAAISDDNNEVLRLYVSGEGGTGKSFLIKTIRCWIKKYIGDKDTAVTAPTGIAAFNIDGLTIHRLFQLPVEHGRTAKYKQLSDIALKVIRDELKNVVLIIIDEVSMISNITLMYIHLRLTEIFNTMDCDNGWFGKKHILLFRDLLQLPPVHEGLPFIELSKLKMQKYIDAMGSVNLWSLFSYDELQINVRQQGDDSYRDILTRIRVGTLIDSDVIILETRKMKFRETNCDNRLQELCNYLQNLPMDTVCLLPTCALCDILNIAMLDRISSDKIELVAQDLAECASYLKKK, from the coding sequence ATGAGGGACtttaaagatattaatgaaGATAGTACTAAATTTGAAGTTAACGTCGATGAAATGGTGACGCAATTAAATACTGATCAAAAACGAATCTTTGATAGAATTACTGCTGCTATATctgatgataataatgaagTTCTTAGACTTTATGTTAGCGGTGAAGGTGGTACTGGAAAgagttttttaatcaaaactaTTAGATGttggattaaaaaatatattggagACAAAGACACAGCGGTAACTGCACCAACCGGTATAGCAGCTTTTAATATTGATGGACTTACTATTCATAGATTATTTCAATTGCCAGTAGAACATGGCCGTACTGCTAAATATAAACAACTCTCTGATATAGCCCTTAAAGTTATACGGGACGAACTTAAGaatgttgttttaataattatcgatgaagtttcaatgatttcaaatattacattaatgtaCATTCATCTTCGACTAACAGAGATATTTAATACCATGGATTGTGATAATGGATGGTTCGGCAAAAAACATATACTTCTTTTTAGAGATTTATTACAACTTCCACCTGTACATGAAGGTCTGccttttattgaattatccaaattaaaaatgcagaaGTATATTGATGCAATGGGCTCTGTAAATTTATGGTCTTTATTCAGTTATGatgaattacaaattaatgtgCGACAACAAGGCGATGACTCTTATCGAGATATATTAACGAGAATTCGAGTTGGAACACTAATTGATTcggatgtaattattttagaaacgagaaaaatgaagtttagAGAAACTAATTGTGACAACCGATTAcaagaattatgtaattacttACAAAATTTACCAATGGATACAGTTTGTTTACTTCCAACTTGTGCATTATgtgatattttgaatattgcaaTGTTAGATCGTATTTCTTCGGATAAGATAGAACTCGTTGCTCAAGATCTGGCCGAATGTgcatcatatttaaaaaaaaagtga